A genomic window from Bicyclus anynana chromosome 11, ilBicAnyn1.1, whole genome shotgun sequence includes:
- the LOC128198527 gene encoding piggyBac transposable element-derived protein 4-like has product MDNKAGPSGSKSTSSSRKKRRQSDDYESDYSDEDVYSQRADEDSSSSEDSSSCGSDDSIFDTRLKQKTTSRVPPAQPSRSSAPKTTSHIPLAQPSRSPASKTVSCVPPPQPSSSSASKRGLCESDGRAIIQCKRLRPSFRDGPTRNNSTQSLKLPDLNSSSASKSAPRLLEFDGDGSFEFNSEIDCRPTSPNIVQDYGDFLPDIPINPTSSTPSVSLLRSDAITPNLSPERDDVSPSIMAVRRSGSRTPDLPDDFYLSPNNSPSGQGATTTWSSDPSSMKSLEFTKEQELLVPPPTDPYEAFRLMIDDELLDLIVRETNANAIRVGNAQNVKQNSRIKSWKDLTKEELLTFLGLLLHTGTIRLNRLSDYWKRHYLFNIPCFGQFMSRNRFLLILRCLHFTSVTSEEDRLNKIRPFMDHFNNKMKTIYCPGKELSLDESMVLWRGRLLFRQYIKNKRHKYGIKLYVLAEPDGTVLKFQVYAGANDETSGQGHSSKIVFKLLEERLDCGHHVYMDNYYNSYGLAVKLLDRQTYCTGTLRKNRKDNPVEIGSVSLEKGENKSLFLNGVHVGKWRDKRYVLYISTEHGSEMMETTSKRGSIVVKPMAIVHYNNFMSGVDLQDQMLAYYPVQRKTLRWYKKLFVHMLQMSLTNALHLYNTFSANDKLNLYDFRMKILEKLLPDPNDVNRRNVLKVKHELTKIEKTRTRVKTVGRVTKQTIEVVRKECKGCKSQKKRVQTIYECKQCEGSPGFCTKCFCLAHS; this is encoded by the exons ATGGACAATAAGGCTGGACCGTCTGGAAGTAAATCTACGAGTAGTTCTAGAAAAAAGCGTCGGCAAAGTGATGACTATGAGTCTGACTATAGTGATGAGGATGTGTATTCTCAAAGAGCTGATGAAGACTCTTCAAGTTCAGAGGACTCTTCTAGTTGCGGCAGTGATGATAGTATCTTTGATACTAGACTGAAGCAAAAGACGACCAGCCGTGTACCACCAGCTCAACCTTCAAGGTCATCTGCCCCAAAGACGACAAGCCATATACCACTAGCTCAACCTTCAAG gtcaCCTGCCTCAAAGACAGTCAGCTGTGTACCACCACCTCAACCTTCAAGTTCATCTGCATCAAAACGTGGTTTATGTGAGTCAGATGGAAGGGCTATCATTCAATGTAAGCGATTAAGACCTTCATTTAGGGATGGCCCCACGCGTAATAATTCTACTCAATCGTTGAAGTTACCAGATCTAAATAGTTCCTCAGCATCGAAGTCAGCGCCTCGACTACTGGAATTTGATGGAGACGGTAGCTTTGAATTCAATTCTGAAATTGACTGCCGTCCTACATCGCCGAATATCGTACAGGACTATGGAGATTTTTTGCCGGATATACCAATTAACCCTACCAGTTCAACACCTAGCGTATCTCTTCTGAGATCCGATGCGATCACCCCCAACCTTTCGCCAGAACGTGATGACGTCTCTCCATCAATTATGGCTGTTCGGAGATCTGGAAGTCGTACTCCAGACTTACCCGATGATTTTTATCTATCACCCAATAACTCACCCTCTGGTCAAGGAGCCACTACCACCTGGAGCAGTGATCCAAGCTCCATGAAAAGCTTAGAGTTTACTAAGGAACAGGAACTCTTAGTGCCGCCTCCAACTGATCCTTACGAAGCATTCCGACTAATGATTGATGACGAGTTGTTAGATCTTATAGTTCGCGAGACCAACGCGAACGCAATAAGAGTCGGTAATGCACAAAACGTCAAACAAaactccagaataaaatcttggAAAGATTTAACAAAGGAAGAACTGCTGACATTTTTAGGACTCCTTCTTCACACAGGAACAATTCGACTAAACCGTTTAAGTGATTATTGGAAACGAcactatttgtttaatattccaTGCTTCGGACAATTCATGTCACGAAAtcgttttttacttattttacgaTGCCTACACTTTACGTCTGTAACCAGTGAAGAAGACCGTCTCAATAAAATCCGACCATTCATGGatcattttaacaataaaatgaaaactatttaCTGTCCAGGTAAAGAGCTATCATTGGATGAGTCCATGGTATTGTGGCGCGGTCGGTTGCTGTTccgacaatatataaaaaacaaacgacATAAATATGGCATTAAACTCTATGTTTTAGCAGAACCAGATGGTACGGTCTTGAAATTTCAAGTTTACGCCGGTGCTAATGATGAGACATCAGGGCAAGGACATAGTAGTAAGATTGTCTTCAAACTACTAGAAGAGAGACTGGACTGTGGCCATCATGTATACatggataattattataattcttatGGCCTGGCTGTGAAATTGCTAGATCGACAGACATACTGCACAGGAACGTTAAGAAAAAACAGGAAAGATAATCCCGTCGAAATTGGCTCTGTTTCACTGGAAAAGGGAGAAAACAAATCCTTGTTCTTGAACGGCGTTCATGTCGGAAAATGGAGGGATAAGCGATACGTTCTGTATATTTCTACAGAACACGGTAGTGAGATGATGGAGACTACTTCCAAAAGAGGATCTATAGTAGTGAAACCAATGGCAAtcgttcattacaataattttatgtcGGGTGTTGATCTTCAAGATCAGATGTTGGCATACTATCCAGTCCAAAGGAAGACGCTGCGTTGGTACAAGAAGCTGTTTGTGCATATGCTGCAAATGAGCCTTACTAATGCATTGCACTTGTACAATACATTTTCGGCGAATGACAAATTAAATCTATATGATTTCCGTATGAAGATACTGGAGAAGCTTTTACCTGATCCTAATGATGTAAATCGACGCAATGTTTTGAAAGTGAAACACGAACtcacaaaaatagaaaagacCCGGACGAGAGTTAAGACAGTAGGAAGAGTCACGAAACAAACTATCGAAGTGGTCCGAAAAGAATGCAAAGGTTGCAAATCACAGAAAA